In Brassica napus cultivar Da-Ae chromosome C2, Da-Ae, whole genome shotgun sequence, the sequence GGAACTAGTTTATGTACGCTCTCAACGGCTCGAAAGGTGGTTGCTTGAGATTCCAAAGATCTGCCTCGGTAACTCTTGTCGCTATGAAGACTGAATACTATTTTAGGAATGTAGATACCAACTTAGTGAAACTGTCAATCGAGTTTTCTTCTAGTCcagcgaaccattcgagggtgGCCCCCGTGAGGTTCTCGGCGAAGAAGCGGCAGTAACCGGCCTCTTTTTCATCGTCGGTGAGGTGTGCTCTCGATATTGCTAGACGGAAGGCTCGTACGTGGGCCTTTGGGTCTGTGTTTCCTGCATATTCGGGGAATTTTAATTTCCCAACGTGAAGCAGCCTTACGCTGGCGATTCTGTTTGTAAATGGAGTCCTTCTGGTTTCCTCGATGACCAAGTCGATATCTGGGGCAGAGCTCGTTGCCATATGTACGATCACATGTATCCTTTTGAGTTCGGCATCGTTCCTCTCGATATAATTTTGAAACACTCTGGTTTCACTCGGGATCCCTAGGTCTTCCCTTTGGGGATCGATATTGAAGGGACCGCGAAGATCGTGCCTCCAAGCTTGTTCTGTTGAGTTATCGAATCCCGCTTGGTGGAAGGTCCTCGTGGCGGATGGAGTTTGATTTTCGGGGACCGAATAGTTCGGCAGCGGGATCCGTGTTCTCGGTTCCCTCTGTCTTTCCGTTGATCCGTTCTGGAATTGGATCGTAATACTTCGTGGGAGTTGGAGCCCAGTGTCGATTTCGTCCAATCCACTGTAGGTTAAGCTTCGGTGGGTCATGTCCTGCGGCGGGGGTCGTTGTGAGTTTTCTCCCGTGTAGCGTCCGGATCGAGCGCTTGGGATCTCTGGAGTACCGAACAGACCGGTGTTTTAGGGGTTCGACATCCCTCTTAACGGATCGAGAGGCGTTTGATTTCTTTCTCGAACGTTTGCAGATCGATGCTCTGCGAGTTCCCTCTCAGCCTGGTCTAGTCGATTAGTGATGGTTTGACTGTCGATCCTTTGGTTATGAATTTTGTCGATTAGAGACGAGACTATTCCTCGAAGTTCAGTCACTTCTTCTCGAGTTTGTGCTAGAGGGGTCGGCGAAATTGGTCTGGATTGAGATCAGGTCAGGTCATCGGTGGATTGTCTGTCCCCGGGACGGTTCCAGACTTGAGCTCCGACTCGTTCTGGGATCAATGTTTGATTGATCGAAAGAGATCTGTCTTGACTTGAAGTCCTGATCGGAGGGATTCGTTGCGTCTGGGTTGTTCAGGTCGCGTCATTGGCTCCCGTTAACCCAGTTGGTGTGGTTTCGGTCCCCGAGTCGGATCCAATAGGATCGATGTCGTTGACTCTTGAGGGTGTGGTTCCGACGGTTTGGTTGGGATCCATATTCGCGCTTAAGAAACTTAGATCGGTTTCTTAGCAaatatatttttcgtttttcttCCCCACAGCCGGAGCCAAaatgtagaacctaaaatctgcactaagtatttgatagtggtcggggtttgatctagggaaaacaaatgatgtaggcaatGATATCTTTAGAACAAAACGATGTTAAACAGTTTCCAGTAGGtaaaaatggactttattgattAATAAGAACGAATACAATGAGTGGAACTAGATCGAGTGATACAAAGGAGATCCGTAAAGAAAGAATCTAAGTTTGGGATGAAAACAAGGTCGATGTAActgtgtagctctctctagagTTTGCAACGTGTCCTTCTTCATTCCCATTCCTCCTCCTTTATAGTGAGTCGACCTCGTGATCTTCGTAACTGCTCCACGATCTCCGGAACTGCTTCGCGATCTCCGGGACCTCGACTCCTTCGCTTTCGAGCTCGATTGCTTGCTATGGGCTTCAGTTCCTTACGGCCCATGTCCTTGACGGCCCATTAATGTACTGACCAATATTGGGTCCAACAGATGGTCCTTTCAAGATCATCAAAAAGCTCAACAACAACGCCTACCAACTAGATCTCCAAGGTAAGTATAGTGTAGGTGTGTGCTGATTCAACCACATTGGTTGTGATTCAAGCCGCCTAGATCATTCATCAAGATAGATATTGTGACTTGCACTCTTTTccttggtttggttttgttccATTGGGGTTtacaaggtttttaatgagggttAGACACAAAACTTAGACAAAAGTCTCTTGATTAAACTAAGCCCAAACTAAGCCCATTTGTATCCTCAATTTCGTCTGGAAAGCAAGGGAGGAGcctgttttcaaattcaaaacttggtctttgtttatgttttcgATTGAGCGTTAGTTTTAAGTATTTTGTGTGTTTCCAGGAAGCTGTGAATGTGCAATCTTTTTCTCTATATAATATGGACGAAATTTCTCAGTAAAACTATCAAActcttttctatttaaaaacattttctgaATCTTGTTTGATCACAATTTATCTAGTGTAGTTTGGATTTTTGATCCTTACATTGCAAGCAAATTTGATAGTCTGAGAGTCAATTCCGAAACTTTTAGAAGTAACAACTCAATCCACTTCTTACTTTCATCATCACAATCATTGGAGAGTATTCATGGACTTGATCCTCACACCTAGAATCATATCAAAACCCATTGAGGCTTTAGTTATTTTCGGTTTAAATCCATTCAGACTAAAATTGGTATGAAAAACCTGAAACTTTACATTTAGTTTAGATAATATCATTTTTACGATTAAAGCCATTTTTGATATTAACATTTTTCTAATATTCTTAATCTAAACTCTAGCAAAACtatcataaaaattacaaatgtattttattgtttgtttctGGCTCTCCggagtaaataaaatattaattatttaaatgagaGTTTTAAGTTGGAATTGTCGAGGAATGGGAAGCAAATGGACTATAAGCTATTTGAACGAGATACGGCATAAACATAAACCGGATTTTTTATTTCTAGCAGAAACTAAGCAAGAACCAgattttgttcaaaaatttcaagctcACTTTGGTTCTGATAATCTGGTAACAGTGGATCCATTGGGGAGAAGTGGAGGCTTAGCACTTTTTAATAATAACGAGTTTTAGGTGAAGGTATTATATTCTAGCAATCGAATGACTGATGTAGAAGCAGAGGCTCTTGGCAAACATGTCTATCTTACTTTTGTATATGGGGATCCAGTTCAAAAATTGCGAGAACAAGTGTGGGAACGGCTAACTAGGTATGGACTGGCGCGATCTGAACTATGGTTTGTTATTGGAGATCTCAATGAGATTAcaggaaatcatgaaaaagatggGGGATCTATAAGGAGTGCAGATTCGTTTGTTCCTTTTAACAATATGATAAGAAATAACGGTTTACTCGAATTTCTGGCCCGAGGGAACAAAATGTCATGGCAAgggagaagaggaaaaggaaaaggggcTGTGACGGTTAGATGCCGTCTAGATCATGCCTTAGCGAATGAAGAATGGCACACTTTATTCCCGTGTTCTTTTACAAAGTATCTTGGAATGGTGGCATCTGATCATCGGCCAGTGGTGGCCTATCTTGAGGATAAAGTCACCGGGAGGAAAGGACAATTTCGGTTTGATAAGAGGTGGATTGGACAGACGGGCCTCATGGAATCAATTACATCAGGTTGGATAGATTATAATGAAGGAGGAAATGAAGGGAGAATACAGAATATAGTGGAAAAAATTAGTAACTGTCGTCACGAAATTGCTAAGTGGCGAAAGATAATCCTCCTAATGGAAAGGACAAAATAAATGAACTTCAACAAGCTCTGGTGGAGGTACAAACAGATAATTCTAGATCTCAGGAGGATATTCTGGAGGTATCTAGGAAATTACAGgatgcatataaggatgaggaAGAGTACTAGCACCAAAAAAGCCGGAATATGTGGTATGCATCTGGGGAtcttaatacaaaattttatcatgATTTAACAAGGCAGCAATAGAATTGTTGGTTTACATGATGTGGACAGAAATTGGATTACAGAGGAAAATGGGGTGGAAAAAGTGGCAATAAGTTATTTTGAAGATCTATTTAGTACCACTTCCCCATCGGATCTTGATAGTTTTCTTACAGAGGTTACACCGGCCATTACTCCTTCGATGAATCAACACTTGTTGAGATTAGCGACGGAGGAGGAGGTCAAAGAAGCgttgtttatgatgcatccagaaaaGGCGCCAGGGCCGGACGGCATGACAGCTCTTTTTTTCCAACATGCCTGGCATATTATAAAGAATGATTTAGTGGAGATGGcgaataattttttggtttcgAGAGATATGGACACTCGACTGAATGTTACTAACATATGTATGATCCCAAAGACAGAGAGACCTACGAGGATGACGGAATTGAGGCCAATTAGTCTATGTAACGTAggctataaaattatttcaaaggtTTTGTGTCAGCGATTGAAAATTTATCTTCCATTGCTCATCTCAGAAACTCAATCGGCTTTCGTGGCAGGAAGGTTGATTTCTGATAATATCCTTATCggccaggaaatgtttcatggattacgGACCAATAAAGCATGTCAAGGGAAGTATATGACaatcaaaacggatatgagtaaagcgTATGATATGATAGAGTGGAATGATACTTTATTAAGGCATTATTACAGAAGTTAGGATTTGACCTTCATTGGATCAAATTGATGATGGGATGTATATCGTCGGTTCAATACAGGGTTCTCATAAATGGTCAACCACGCGGCCTCATTGTCCACCATAGAGGCTTACGGCAAGGAGATCCTTTAtcgccttatttatttattttatgtactgAGGCTCTAattgcaaatataaaaaaagcAGAGAAGGGTCAACAATTAACGGGGATGAAGGTAGCGAGAGCTTGTCCGGCGATATCACATttgctttttgcggatgatagtcttttcttttgtaaatctCAAAAAGAAGAGTGTCAAACCATTCTTCGGAatttaaaggaatatgaggcAGTTTCAGGACAGTTAATCAATTTTGATAAGTCTTtaattcaatttggacacaagATTGAGGAGTCTGTCCGACAAGAATTAAGAGATATTTTGGGAATTCAGAATCTTGGAGGAATGGGATACCTTGGTCTGCCGGAAAATATGGGGGGTTCAAAGATtcaagtttttagttttttacaaGATCGGTTAAACAATCGAGTTAATGGGTGGACGTTTAGGTTTTTcacaaaaggaggaaaggaagtgatcaCTAAATCAGTGATTACAGCATTACCAAATCACACGATGTCCTGCTATCGTTTACCGAAGTCAACTGTGAAGAAGCTGACGAGTGCGGTTTCACAATTCTTGTGGAGTCCAGGGGGAAGCACTAGAGGCATGCATTagaaatcatgggacaaagtatgtGCAGATAAGAATGAAGGAGGTTTGGGTTTAAGGACATCATTGATTTCAATACggcgatgcttggtaaacagttatggcgACTGATTAAAAAGCCCAACACGTTATTTTTtcgagttttcaaaggtcggtattaTAGGAATGCTCCACCTttggaaccgattcgttcataCTCTCCGTCTTACGGCTGGCGGAGTAttgtttctgctagatctctggtaagcaaatgactaatcaaaagggtgggatcaggatcttctatctctgtatggaatgatcgTTGGCTCTCAACCACTCGCctgagaccagcaaataaaaatcaacacaactTATATCCGGATCTTAAAGTTGAGTCTCTCATTGACTCTACTTCGCGTACTTGGAATTTGGAGGCAATTCGGGTTTTGGTGGATCCCCAAGATGCGAAACTTATACAAAGCATCCCATTAAGCAGGACTCAGCGGATAGATAAAGATGGAtgacattttaccaaaaatggGAAATATTCTgtcaaatcaggatatcaggttGAGAGGATTTATCCAGATAGAGAAAGACCACCATTACTGATTGGCCCCACGGTTGATGTTTTAAAGGCTTTCTATTGGAAAATACGATGTCCACCAAAGATTAAACATTTCCTATGGCAATTAGTGACATGGTGTATAGCAGTGCGGAAGAATTTACAAGCGAGGGGGATTCAGGGGGATATTTGTTGTGTAAGGTGTGGAGCTCATGAGGAATCGATAAATAATGTgtttttttgaatgtcctccagctattcaggtttgggctctctcGAAGATACCAACAAACCCAACTTTTTTCCAACAAGTGGTATCttcacaaatatggatcatctattttggAGAGTCCTTCCgcagatggaggatcatcagtttgcttgGATattttggtacatttggaaagccaagaataataaagttttcagtaatttggatatggatccCATGGAGACGCTTAAATTGGCAGAAACGGAATCGACACTGTGGGCTGAAGCACAAGTATTAAATGATTAGGGAACGGCTCCACAAATAAATACGATATTACCAtcaattccaggaagatggtggTTTACGGATGGTTCGTGGAAATAGGGTTCTAATTTTTCAGGGAAAGGTTGGCTCAGTATTTTGGAAGGGTTTGATTGTTTGTTGGGGGCAAGGAATGTTAGGGCTAGTCTCtcgcctcttcatgcggagatggaggcgttactatgggcaatggaatgtatgaggaatttacgtcaatttcaggttacgtttgctacggattgttctcaattggtgaagatggtttcggaaccagaggagttgccagcttttgcaagttatttggaagacatcaAGATCCTGAAAGAGTGTTTCACCCGATCAGAGCTTATCTATGTACCACGGACGCAAAACTCAAAGAcagatagtctagcacgcagtgctaggaagcAACCGTCTTTTGTCGTCCACATGGATGCTGAtcacccggtttggtttacagagtcaatataaATCTGTATAGTTGATGGAAAAAGTtgatggaaaaaaataaaatacaagagCTAGTCACATTTTAAATTCGATAAACTTGTCTTCTTCTTAATGGAGAACATGTTTTTCAAAAGAATATAAATTGTGGAACATTTACCTACGCTtagtataatttatgtttttatataattatttttaatttacatttgattatttaaaagtTTGTTAAATTTGGTTTGCttataatacaattttaaagagaaaaacactcattgtttaaaaaaatgttgtgtttaaaaaaatgtttaaagtgTATATTTGAAACGAAAAAAttgaaactgattttttttttaaacaaatgttttaaaatggccaaaataacatatacaatattagaataaattattttaaaaagttcaaaatacGGAAACTCTATTAGAGTCAAAAGCTAGGAATACAgattgaaaatattttggaccAGGTAGGACCAAAATATTTATgggttttcgggttttgggCTGGACCAGACTAGACCGAACCATCCCAaatgacatctaaattaaacCGTCTTATTTCCAAGCACGTAAGAGGACTTCTGcaatttttataataagaaatataattaaatactaaatttgtattctaaaattttaaaatctgcTACTGCATgatgttttcaagtttttaatacatatttaatattattggttttaaattttgtaaacccTTTAGAGATACTAgcaataaaaaatgtttaattgttttggGTTACAcctaattatattaatttgatcAAGGGCATTAATGATAAGTCTgacacatattattttaatcattGCCATTTAACTATAAGTCACTCTGACATTAGTAACGTGTCTTTATCAGTTTAaaccagtgtttttaaaaccggactgGAAGTTGAACCGAAAATATTTTGGGTCACGGTTCAATATGATTTGATCGGGTCAAACTTGGTTCAATaatatggtttaatatttttttagtatgtaaatataaaagtaatattagtaaacatgatgcatagttaaaatataaatcaattttgaacataaaatattataaatataaattagtttcttgtttatatggatggtttatagattttcgatagttttagtagtttttattggtttaataacTTTGAAATATAATCCGGCTATGTGTtcggttcatggtcgaaccaattaATAGACCAATCCGGCTATATAACCGGTTCACAGTCGAACCCGGTCCAACCATCGGGTCGGTCcgattttaaaaacactggttTAAACAGTCATTTAACAGTATCACTCGGCGATGGAAACAATGGGAACGTTATCACGTGAAAcatactaataagtaataactaactagcttaagatccgcgccttgcgcgggatgaatattatgtatataaataattatatatattatatgtttttacatgaaataataaatatatattgaataattaaaagtcattaactaacatatataattaaattggtgtgaacgtataattaaatcaattttattaatccaaacaatatttttttttctatttgataggatatgtaattaaattttaaatggtaTTAACAtgcatattatatttttaatattaatgtctattaaatgatgatttctactcatatgattttttttttatcatttgtatcttttatattaaaatctttgaattactgataacaaaattttcattgtgggattaatacttttagtaatttataaaatttttttaaattaagttgtcaatgttcattcaaagctttttaaaaaaattgttcaaattaaatttcgaaactaaaatatttatgtatttgatatggtttgaaacaatatatatgtatatcaatcttaataattaattaaatttgactttttacttatatgattttgtaatcatttgtattttgttataacaaaaagtttaaatcatggatcacaaaatttgaatgtgagacttttaaagttttagtaatttatagtcttttttaaaaatttgaaatataacatattcagaaaaatctaattttttattatatggttattgtggatgtttaatttagtttaatagtttaaaattaaacaaatatgatagaagatacactaatttttatcaaatctttattattcaaaattattaattgccatatatactttagccgcattaggcaattccgtaatttttatttaaggaaattataaaaaacattaataatgaatttatgattagtttaataaaacgcttattatataattagatggaccaacatatttctttaatgattctaagaattattctaataatgacacgtggctacaaataGAAATTGTGATGTTTCTCgcataatatataggggattacagtGTCTAATATATACACAGTCAACGGTCAACATTTCCTAATTTTCGGTGTCCACAACCGAATGAATGGATACCCATTTTGGcagatattaatttaatatgtttattgATAGCAAAAATACTGCAAAGAGTTTTCCGgaaatcaaaaattttaaacatttactcttaatcaaaaagaaattattGACTAATCGGGTTTATGGTAGGCATGGGTATTCGAGGTCCCAATCAgatttcggttttatccattcgggtttatcaaaatcaattccATTCgagtttatcaaaatcaatctcATCACTCTGCAAACCACACtggtaactctgcatccatgtgaacgacgaaagacgattgttttctggcactgcgtgctagactatccgcctgtAAATTCTCCGTCCGAGGTACATGAATAATCTCTGAACTGAGGAAACTTATTTTCAAAGTCtttatgtcttccaaataactttcaAACACCGgcaattcttctggttccgaaagcatcttcaccaattgaaaaCAATCCGTAGCAAACGTGACCTGAAACTGATGTAAGTTCCTCATACACTCCATTGCCCATATCAGCGCTTCCATCTCCGGATGTATAGGCGATAGACTTGCCCGAATGTTTCTTGCCCCCAACAATCCATCAAAACCCTCGAGAGTCCTATACGAACCTTGCCCTGGATAAGGATCCTTATCTTTCCACGAACCATCGATAAAACACCAGCGTCCTGTGATTATTGGAAGGTGCCTAACCTCCACTCACTGTGATGCTTGCTGCATGTTCAGCATATGTGcttcagcccaaagtgttgattctgTTTCCGTTAGATTGAGCGTGTCTCTGGGATCAATgtccaaattactaaaaactttgttCTTCCTTcatttccaaatgtaccataataTCCACGCAAAGCCTTATGGTAGGCATGGgtattcggggtcccaatcgggtttcggttttatccattcgggtttatcaaaatcaatccAATTCGGGCtatataaaagttcggttcgggaccggttcgggttctatcgggttcgggtcggggttagtaaatcttcaaagaaccggtataacTCATTGTACTTTCGAGTTCGGGTccaaatcggttcttcggtttaaaaatacctgatttgtacgTATTtgtaactaaaaaataaatgaaatcggttcttcggatttaaaatacatgatttgtacatagtttaatagccaaaacataagtaaaatcgattcaaaaaaaaaaaaacatcaaacgtgatcattcaaaatcaagcgaaagataaacatagttagtgatagaaagaaaaccagataaatgaaatcataaaaaaaaaaaaactaagttctatgcatgagaaacattattcaatgaaaacaaaatcaaaatctaaaaactttaggcttcaaccgccacattccaccattaaccttcatgtaatagataattattttagaagttcaataatatcttaaagtatttttgatacatattaagaattaaaatcatatttggtagaagttctttttgtgattttaaatgtttcaggttctatcggatatccatttaggtacgggttcggtttggataatacccataacccaaaataccaaaaaacaggatccattcggtatttatgtcgggttcggatcggttcggattcatttttatcggatcgggttcggttcggatttttggGTTCGATTTATTTGCCAGCCCTACCTTATGGTATAAAAGTTTTCCTAAATAAGAAGGAATAATTATCAATAgccatttttattaattcatttgGATTAAGTAGTACTAATTTTCTGTGTGATTTACTTTTCAAGATTTATATTCAAACATTAAATAATCTCTGCCTCGAGATTcagtctttatatataaaaacagagTTATAAGTCTCGGTCCTCGTGATTTTCACAAGTCTCTGCCTATATTAATAGAGCATGcaacacaagaagaagaaaagagcaGCAACAATGGAGATCATCAGTAACGAGAAAAAGAAACTCTCGAGACAATCTTCTTCCTTCCGGCTACGAAGTCCCAGTCTAAACACTCTTCGTCTCCACCGTATCTTCGACCTATTCGACAAAAACAACGACGGATTCATCACGGTCGAAGAACTGAGTCAAGCCCTCTCACGACTTGGTCTCGATGCCGACATCTGCGAGCTCAAACCAACCATCGAATCTTTCATCAAACCTGACGAGACCGGACTCCGGTTCGACGGTTTCGAAGCACTCCACAAAACACTAGACGAATCCTTCTTCGGAGGAGACTGCGAGTGCGACGGATCTCCGGATTCGGATCTGGAAGAAGCTTTCAACGTGTTTGATGAAGACGGTGATGGGTATATATCTCCCGAGGAACTTCAGAAGGTTTTGAAGAAGTTAGGGCTTCCAGAAGCAGGAGAGATTGAACACGTGGAGAAGATGATTGTCTCTGTTGATAGCAATCACGACGGTCGCGTTGACTTTTTTGAGTTCAAGAACATGATGCAAACTGTTCTTGTCCCTTCCTCTTGAATCTTCAGTTAAACTTTCTCGTTTGGTTTCTTTCTTTGAATGCAGAACAATTTCAAGATAAAATCTTGTGTATGTTTGATTACaagaaaatcaaattattttatgattttttcttctgatttgaactctcttttttttttggtatttaagaaattgattaataaaaattatgacaTATCCGGTTATCCTGTTTTACCGGTAGATCCAATCCATGATGTCTCCTCGATCAACCCAGCTCTAGTTATCACAGTGTTTCTGATGGGTTGGTAATTAATCAAGTGCTGAACCGGCAATCAAACCGTACAATAAATATAAACCAACGCACCATTGGCTTGATCAATcattatctttattttattattgttgcATGTATTAGTTATGGTCTCGTGCTCATGTCCTCTTTTCAAGGAGAGAGTAAGTCACGATGCCCATGTTTCCCTTTACCTAATTTGCTTCCATAACTGTTGGAACTTATGGttctagtttttttatttaaatgagaAAAGCCAAaggaaaaaatcaaagaaaaaaactgaaataacttttattttatttttattagtttgtttTTCACAAACTCTCTTAGCTTTGAGGAGAAGCTTTAATTGGCATCGAAGCAACTTGTGTTCTAAAGTATCAAAGAGGTGATTGGATTCACACGTAACAATTTGTATCAGAGCACTTCTATCCTGCGACTACACTTCACCGATTTGATCCAGACCACTTAACTGTGGTATCAAGTCAAAACACActccaccaaaaaaaaaaaaaaaaagaagagataggCAATATGAAGTTGGATCTAACCAAGGAGGTGGCCAAGATGACGTTGGATCTAAAAGAGGAGATAACCAAGATGAGGTTAGATATGGGACAGCAATTCCAACATCTTATTGCCTCCATCAACCGGCTCAAAGAAGGATTTAAAAGTTTTCGAGAAAGATTAAAAGAATCTCGATGTGATCACAGCTTTGAAAAGTAAAACCACTACAACATCAACTGGTCAAAAAGCTCTGAAGAATCAAAGCGTCATGAAGACGACGAAAAAGAGAGCATACAACCGGACTGGTGAAGAAGCCTCAGCGTTACTATCCCGGAGCCGTTATTGTTCTTGAGACGACGAGGGAAATTGAGCTGAGTACTGAAGGAGAGAAGAAACCTTCTCGTTTCTGTTCTAGAATGGTTTCTATTTGTGGTATCTTTACCATCCAAAAGAGTAAGGGGTTGGTAATTCGAAATTCCTCCTTTCAACGTCTTGTTCATGAGCGTGGTGGTCAGCATCTTCTTCATGAAACACAAATGAAAGGAAAGGAGTGTTTTCCGTTGTTGAAGCTTGAGGACAAGGTTCATTTCGAGGGTGGTAGTATTTTTTGGACCCAA encodes:
- the LOC106443034 gene encoding probable calcium-binding protein CML43; translation: MQHKKKKRAATMEIISNEKKKLSRQSSSFRLRSPSLNTLRLHRIFDLFDKNNDGFITVEELSQALSRLGLDADICELKPTIESFIKPDETGLRFDGFEALHKTLDESFFGGDCECDGSPDSDLEEAFNVFDEDGDGYISPEELQKVLKKLGLPEAGEIEHVEKMIVSVDSNHDGRVDFFEFKNMMQTVLVPSS